The Mytilus galloprovincialis chromosome 3, xbMytGall1.hap1.1, whole genome shotgun sequence genomic interval TTCCCATAAAAATGTCAACGGTCTGTTGAAAAGACGACTTCCAAAGGTAACAaaagtttcgtctacaaaaaaaaataaagcatagcGAACCTCCTGTGTTAATCATTTTTTCCAATATATAATTGCCCGTTCCTTAAACAAGACATGTGTATCTTAAATGGAAGCTTTTATGAAACAAAGCTTGACTTATTTTTTGAACTTTTTCTTTAAGATAATAATGAGGAATATCTAGGTAAAGGATAGAGAAGTCTTATGTTtagaaacatatattttcaatatatgcTATATATTGAATACACCTTGTACAATTACTTAATCAAATATTTTACCTAAATTTTTCTTTCCAACTAGATGTCATTAAAATTGCAATTTTGGCACACTTACGACAGTCTGTAAGTGTTAATCGAAGAAAATGAATAAGAACGACATTGCAATCAAACTGAAAAAGTAAACCTAAAGAAGatctatgttttttttcatataccAACTTATCTATTGATATTGATGTCCTTCAATACACCATGGTCTGTTAAAATATGGAAGAGTttcctatgtttttttttttcctttggtTTAGTTAGTTTTCAGTTAAAACACCACGTTGTGTAGAATAAATTATatgcaaaaaaatgtaaaaaaagtaagTATAATTTAGAATCGATTTTGTATTATGTGTCTATGGTTTATAAACTTCTCCTTACCTTTATTTCCATATTCCGATCTTCCTtaaaccatttatattttttacttgtccgacctatCGAACATATATATTCCACTAGTCTTTGATCATATGTTAAATCCTCCAGCTCGGTTGAAGTTCTAAAGTTTTGAAATTGTGTGTCGTCTATTAATTACCCTTCTGATTCAGTCTTCCTCTTTTGACTTTGATTGTCACGTCACATTGATTCCAAATGAAAAGATTTTCAAATTAGTAAAGATACTTTATGTCCTCCGATCATTAATGATCACTCTTTATCAAAGAATGGATATTGAAGTTAAACGAAGAAAAAGATATTAATCGGATAAGCTGTATTATTAACATTGAGAGGGAAAGCCAGCTCTGAATACAGCGATAACGGGCATCAATGGAAGAATGCAGATATTCTCTATTAAATAATTCGCCATAAATCAAGGGTTTCTTTTATTTATACGACGTAACGGTCTCGTAGCATTTATTCGAGAGAGAGAGACCGAATCCTATAATTCACCAGCAAATACaatattcttttgaaatattCGCGGAAACGACTTTTAGACTCGGGCTTACTGGTATTGTGAATCGATGGACATTGTATATCATTGGATAATTCTATTGGATTACAACGGGATCAAATCACACTGTATATACACCTTATTTTATTCTCaatttctgaaatttatgtttTCTCAGAGGTAATAACTCTTGTCTGATTTTGAAATCAACTTTCATTTTACAATATAGAGTATAGCTATTGCAACCAGTGTGTGTGTTAAAAAGCGTACTCGTGTAAAAAACATCTGCGAGCAAAAAAAATGAGTTCTAGAcgtacgtcaatgagacagcaacccaacgacaaaaCCATTAAAAAGCTAGTGAAAAGTCTTCATGTCGTAAATAACCTTAttagtcccaagtcaggagtttgtagttcagtggttgccgttgggTTATGTATGTCATATTTCCaatatgttttgttataaattagatctttattaagcctcggtcacacctaaccggatagcacgaacggacgcctaacggacgaaAATGAAAGTTGTACGTTGACAAAATTGTCTGAATATCGTTGCTACAATACTATAGAATAGAGGgacacattttaatgttttaaacaatgacatcttttttcaaaatattatctcatagaaatttgcatttttttttataatgacccatatGTGACATTTAAATTGGGAAAACTTTAGcaacgatattcagaaatatgcaatgggaaaaatgaagagttccttcaatttttacatttttaggtCATCCTTTCATagaatcgtgtcaatggtgttaccaacaaatgatatgaataatagTCCTATTACAGATCTGAAAGGATTaatagtaaaaaataacagttGATTCTGGCTATGTCCAAGGGTTTAACAAAacattaaggatgtttttataacatttcatactgtaaactgtatattgtatcacaaaacattcatatctaacatatgcaagtgttattttgatacatgttgatatattttcatgtcttttGACTGAAACAAACcaaataacatagttttgcatgtttttttgatAATGACCCATATGTGTTATGTCTGGGACTTCTATACCCGACTATACAGTATGAGTTTTCTCTTTGTTAAAGGTTTAgcggatagttgtgtcattggcaatcataccacatctccttaattttgTTACATTAGTCTTTTAGAATACATGATTGTTTGAATTAGTTGttttttggctttgaactagcagtcAGTTACTGGAGTACTCTCACATTtgtactttttgtcttttttgtttttaaggtATACGTACAAATACCTCGCGACGTCTACGTCAAggctgtgtttttgttatatagaaattgttttttttctgctttttattgatctgatgagttaatattAGTTACCTCTCCAGGTTTATATGTCGACAAGTTGAACTTTCTATTTCTGGTGGTCACCAAGTTCAATTGCAACTTCCTGGTATTGATCAAATATTTAGCAATACTAAAAAATCTTATGTATTGCATTAGGAACATTAAACTGTACAAAAGTCTGTTTTTAATTATAAAGCAAGTGAGAAGGAAATGCAGTCCAACTGCAAGTTTTTGTGAATATCTAAccgtcttttttttcttttttttttttttaactttttgtacaAAGGAATGaacaaatgtttgaaaaaatcCAAATCGAAATCCTGTGAACATGAATACTTCGATTAGGTGTacaaataagctaaaaaaaaaatgcaaaatgcaGGAAAAACATTTTGTACAAAAGGGAAAATAAACATATCCCCTCCCCCAAATGAATAGTCGTCCCCTTATTGTCATAGTGTGGATGGAAATCTTATCATTCACGTTGTATCGTTACCTGACAGAGAAATAACGCAAACAATGCTCGGTAAAATGTGACCGAACATGGAATGTTTATTTGTATTACTGGTGAGGTAAGACCCCTCCCTCCTCCTGTttcgattttattttattatgtaaacgTTGCATGGTGCTCTGAGGGTTGTTACCccctttatttccaaaatgatTGGGTTCGCATCTGTTGTTGGATTATACTGTTCTATTTAAGTCATGCACAGAACCTTGGTGACCGATAATCCCAGCTTTACAGAAATATTGTGCTGACACTAATTTTGTTGCAAAACTAATACTGTTGGAGCATGCTTAGTGATATATTCAATGTTTAATGTTAATTGGGAAATGGTCACCAATTCAATAGATATGAAAGGAACCAAATCTAGATTTTCTTCAAGCAGAAATCACtaatatttcaaaagacaattttaaaaaagaactATACATAAAATCCCTAGAATTCTTTTCTATAATGTAATCTCATTTGCGAAATGTACAAGTCTACAGATCTAGTGAATGGAATTAATTAGAGAAAGATGGAGCTCATGTGATTTAAGGACATCATGTATTGTACGCAAATTCTAAGGCTTTTTATCATCACGGAAATGAAATTTCGATGCCTAAAATGGCGAAAAATCAACATCTCCAAAAGCTTGATGTGATCATTGTTGATTTTCTAAAGACTTTTTAAATGCTCAGCTGCTAAATCTAAGACTAACAAAGATGGTGTCTGGTTTATCGTAGGTTGTCAAGTTCTGCTTTATACTATTCAAACCTAGAAAATCCTATATCTTTGTATTCAAAAATGTGGTctcacaaatgaaaaaaaaaacagtgaaccaaaagatcaagaaaaaaatctaGCGGTCAATATACGGACAAGCGTTTGTCGGACACACCGTTCATTTTAACTGATCGCCAATGTTTGGATAGGCCAGTACAACATTTTTCGATGAGAAAACAACCGTAGAAAGAATAACAAGCTTTGACAAACTTTACACATTATGACAATTCCTATACACTTGATGAGGTTAATAAaggtttttttaaattcttatctTCTCGATCAGAGGAATAACAAAGGATACAGAGAAAAGTGCAATTTAAAATCAGCCAATAAAAAAACCCACTTACCATAGTTACAACTTTAGAAAGAAAGTTTTACACAACAAACACAAATTAGAAACAATTGATCAAATAGCACAACTCACAGTTTACATTTTATACTAAACATTTTCAGACATGCGTTTCTATCCATAGCACAACTGTTATCATACTGTTCATATAATATATACTGtagtatatatacattttactaGTCCTGAATTAGTCAAgtcaatataaaagataaaatattgattgaGTTAATTAAGAAAGAAAGGAAAATTAAAACCAAAGGTCCATTAATAATTGAACAGTCTTTGGTGATGTCTTAAGTTAGTTAACCTGTAACCTTTTATTTTACCAAGGTCACTTGACATGAACGTTATTTAATAGTATAACTAAAGACTATACATATAGGCTTGTACTGAGTATTCATTGAGGCTTTATCGCTTCCGTATGTCGGGGATTGGGTGTGTCCTCTCATACAGATCATaacaaatattgattttgtttctgCATTAGAATTGTTCTTGGTTGAAAAGATCACAATGACCTAGAACTTTGATTATCATTTACAATATGAATGGCCTCATATTTACTCGAACCTGAAGCGTAATAACCCATTTTTTGGCCCattaacccctacttttctttccaGAATACAGAgtacatatagtttaaaatgttatcttagaaaatcttataaaatccttgttaatTTTTCGAcgtttttaacagaaaaaaaggtactccgcaattttgcgcctgtcccaagtaaggagcctctggcctttgttagttttgtatgatttttaattttagtttcttgtgtataattcggagtttagtatgacgtccattatcaccgaattagtatacatatttgtttaggggccagctgaaggactcctccgggtgcgggggtttctcgctacattgaagacccattggtggctttcggctgttgtctgctctatggttgttgtcgctttgacatattccccatttcctttctcaattttactaatgtTAAACGATGATAAAtctagagagaaaaaaaaatcccgccAAATtctcaatggcttatatctcaaaaacgagcACGTCACGGACCCTTCATTTGTTtctgattttaagaaaaataatactATCAATTTATAGTCTTtgaaaaagcttgttattttgaaacagagtagcgaatATTCAAGTAATCGGTTAAGTCAGTCAAAACGAAACTCATCTTCGATGACTATTCAGTATAACAAGGAAgtgttatttttatgatttattgtcAAAATTGGATCAACAGGAATACAGCTATCTATAAGACACTTATATAAATGCTAAAATAGTAGTTAcaatttttttactgaaagtaacGGTGGTCTTGTTAGTTGGTCAACAGAAAAATCATATTCATTTTTATGTAGACATCCTTGAGTGATAAAGTTTTATTTGGCTATgtgatttttgaaaaaattaatcGGGTCACAGAAGTAAGTCGTGAGGATAGTTTAAAAGTTAACGTTTGGTCAGGCAACGTACATATACTACATATTTTGTCTGTATCTGGattttgtgttatatttgtttgaactctccttttttatttacatgtatcatATATTGAACTTATTGTATATTTCCAGCATTTCTGCATATCTAGTTCAAGCTCTATTGCTATTCGACTTCTTATTAGTACTTTTAGTAATAAAAATTTGTCAGAACTTACCTTTAGTTTTCCGTCAGTTTTCCCCCATTGTCATGTTTTCAACTTtcctttcatattttatttatgatatcAAATCTTCTAATAATATTATCTTTACTCAATTATTTCTCTTAACTACGTTTAAAAATGCATGACATTTGTCTCATTTAGTATGTCGCCCACAATAACAAATCCAAAGCAACATCAGTTTCATATAAGCAGTTTTAACATTGTTAAATGAAACAGCAATGGGCTAAGTGGGTAATTTACTCTGGCGTGGAACAAAACCTTTTCCTCGAATTTGCATAATGAATtgatacaaattttataattgtGAATTTTATAACAATGGAAGCATTGGCAATTTCGGTTTAAGGGCTATCATGGGAATTCAGCCTTTTGTATACTAGTCTAACTTGGTATAAAAATTTGTGCAAAATAATCTATGAACGAATGAATTTTCTTTATCTCACCAACAAAACGTCAATCTTTATTAGATGAAACTATAGAAAGATATAACTAAAGTGTTGAACGTCTACAGTCGGCTATTATTGAACTATTCCATAATTTATAGCGCTGGTGAAACATTGGATAAAGGACTATTGTATCTAGTATGGAAATGTCCTGACGGAACAATACCTTCAATAGAAACTTCCTTATTTATGGAAATGATCAAAGGCTAACTTTACGTCCATCATATTCACTGTTCAATACTGCTAGACTGAATCACTGATCTCCTCCATAAGCTTTCCCTTTCTCTTTTGAAACTGTTTAAACActatatgtatgtatttatttattttgagatAAATAACAGCGAAAGAATttagtttgaataattttacCTGTGATTGGTGCATTTTTTTTGGTGTAAATTTAGAACTTATTTCAACGATTGATGTCACATAACTTCTATGATCTTCTATACTCTTAGGAAATATGGCTATATCACGGCTtcggaatatttttttatcaagaaattcATGTCTTATTTTGCAGTTTTGGGATGCACAAAGTGATACATTTTCAACTTTTCTTTTTATGAATTGAATGGGGAGATTTACAAAATCAATCATCTtactattaaatttatttatctttttattcaatGATTTATTAAGGTGGAAACTTCAGATAAAAATTGGAAGAAAATTGAAATCAGTATGGTGTGACGGAGTGCACTAAATTTTTAACCCGATACCTAAAATTTGATAtatcaagggacataactctatcATGATATATATAGATTGCAAGATTTCCTCcttatttttctgtcattatatctatggtaaactaatttaatattttattgttatagatttaatataatagttatataaaacacatgttgtgttagactctgatcctgtccataagttgggcgtatgacatttgcgccgattttcaaaattttcattctttcatttgcgccgatttcattttttcatttgcgccgattttatattttctcctaattggatttacaggtaagttaatacttgtacatgtactataccgTGCAGGTATATTGGTAAAATCTGTTTATAAACATAggttttagttaattttgattcatattgttcttaACTTTGCTGTAATTGATGGACATATTGCACACTGCAACGAGCCGAGGAGTCAATTTTTTTAACCATTATCGGCCACACACACAAGTACGTTAGCaagacaaagaaaagatggaCTACGTTATTGAcaattacaacaaatatagaagagACGAAATCACATGAAAGGAACATATTAGATATGTTGCCTATAAATACTcagcaagaacagatttatgattttaaagaattccatttttatggatttgaatgctgtaaatagattttcaattcgtcattttagtataaaccAGAGTGCTTTTATCTaaggtttttacttcttgattttaaagtatgtgaATATAGTGTACAACTGGATGacggaagaggtctataatgataaatgaaaaataacatgacttggatggagagttgtctcatttgcactcataccacaacttcttatatctattcacctgtaattcacctgtaatttacctgtaaaaaaatcggcgcaaatgaaaacaaaaatcggcgcaaatgaaagaaaaaatcggcgcaaatgaaatgcagatcggcgcaaatgcaaaacgccgcaTAAGTTATAGTaggtattagttttctgttttgctttttccaatcatactgtgttgtaaaatgatgccctttatgggttcttgattagattaataaaattcttatcttatctatagaatatgtgttatatttcttattttgcatatagatatattttgaaattccgaatttgcaaaataagaaatataacataTGTCTAATTCGAACTTAAGTCTGTAATATCCGATTTTACATATTGCGATTGCATACTAAATATAAACATCAAATAAGAAGGGAGATCATCTGCCTAATTCGAACAATAACAGTGCACGGGTCTTTTACTTATCAAAACTTCCAGGTTGTATGACAAATCATAGtgaacaaatatatttttgataaaatataggAGGAAATGGGGTTTTATACTTTTCACTGTTTCCTTATACAGACtattgtaactttaaaacttcTCTCAGTCGCCATATGCTGACCATAGTTGTTTCTCTATAGTGAAAAGGAAAAGATTTCTACGCGCAAATAAAAGCTTTGGAATGGCTGTCATACAAGCGTTGCAATTTTTTATCGGTTCGTTGAAAAATGGTTGTATTCGCAAAtttccctttttttaaatgaataaaagaaagtCGTAAAAAGTACTAATTACCTTATTTATTCTATGTATTAtgtaggttggtcccctccgcaAAATATCCAGTATGCCTTCGGAAATACAAATATTAAGTAGTGTCAAggatttcaataacggccgggaaacagactatatataaaaaaatgtattacgcTGCCTAAATTTATTACATTTTGGCAAACTTTACTGGACGTTTGTTTCGCGGATTCATGACGTCAGTGAAAAAATAGCTGACAATAGTGAATAGACAATATCATTAGATGAACATGCCGATGAAAATCTATGACAGATAATAATACTCTGTTGTTAACATTTCTCGGTATTGGAACTTGCATTGTTGGAATGTCCTTAATACAGAAATTGTTCCGTCGAAACAAGATGAAACATTCACATCTGAACGAAAGTCTGAACGAAAGTGTGGTGACTGCCACTTTGAAGGAAGTATCGACCGACGGTTTACTCGATTCTGAAACAGACCAATCAGAGATAAATGCAGAGAAAGGAAGCGATGTGATTAAATCAACGTCTTCGTCATCATCAAACTCTGATGCGTCCATAAATCAAAATGTTAGGAAAACTAGACGAAAGTTAAACTCTACTCTCAGGAAATACAGGTAAGAAAAGTAAATACACTCTCGGACCACAAAGAAGTGTAGGCCTTTTATCATACTTTATGGGTGCCCATATAAACCTATAATAAACTTGCCTTAACCCTAAACCCTACTCTGACCCATACATAACACCAACATTTGCCCTTTGACCTTAACAGTGCCAGCCCAAATAGCTATGGTAAATGCCACAATCCTAACACTTTTCTTATCCATACTTTACCCTTACACTCAGTCTTGCTCTAATTCTAACAGCTTACTCAACCCTGGAGAAAACAATTACCATAAATGAACCATTAACTTAAGAACATGGACCCCTATAGCTGCAAAGCCGTAACTCTAATCAGTAATGATACTTATTATATTTACAGACCAGTCAGTAAACCAATATAAAAAGTGATACGGTTCAGCAGCTATAATGGACCTCAAAGTAGCCACACTTTTGGAGCAAAAAATTATCTCGGATAGCTTTTTAAATCGGAATCAAAGGGAACGATATAGTATGGTTTCATAATTTTTAGTGAACAAAGGCCTTtcgtaaataatttattttagtattagtttaGACTTGGTCGAAAATATAACGACCCTCAAATTCACGGAAAACTAACTCCATATAAAAAGTCCCTAAtaaaaaccatatttttttttgttttgttttagaaaaacagaaaagaaattaCGACGAAAAAAGATTGAAATAGTTCAAATGGAAAGTGAAATAGAAAATCTCATGCAGGCTGTGAAGAGCAATGAAGTCAGTATGGAATCTCTGCACGAGGAATTTAATAGCAAAAAGTTGGAAATGTTAGCCATAACATCATTCAGTAAGTGATTTCACCTCGTATTCGTTGgcttttttctattatatttactaTCGTCTAATTGTTCAGTCACAAAAcggatattttttgtttaattcaaaacGATCTGAACGAAGTACATGTTGCTTACAAGTTCTGCAAGCGAAACATGGACATGATCTGGATGAGAGTGGTATTGCTAATTGGAAAAATAGTATGCTGTTACTACTAGTATTACGAACGATGTATGAGGAGAACTAAAGATTCGGTGTGTagtgtatttgatttattttgttctttagtgtagataaattttaaataatatgattCTTTCCATTAATCGCAAGATTAACTTATGTATTATTTTCTCAATTATTATTGCAGTTACACCTGAATCAGAAAGTGATATTAGGAAGAAAGAAGTTATTTGTTACAAGCGATACTCCAATATCAAGACGGTAGTAGACGCCAAAAATGTACTGACAATGATCAGACAGAGACAGAAAGCATTAAAAACTTTGGAGATCCTCACTTTTAAGAAATACTGGTCCATCGCACATAAAGC includes:
- the LOC143067674 gene encoding uncharacterized protein LOC143067674 yields the protein MTDNNTLLLTFLGIGTCIVGMSLIQKLFRRNKMKHSHLNESLNESVVTATLKEVSTDGLLDSETDQSEINAEKGSDVIKSTSSSSSNSDASINQNVRKTRRKLNSTLRKYRKTEKKLRRKKIEIVQMESEIENLMQAVKSNEVSMESLHEEFNSKKLEMLAITSFITPESESDIRKKEVICYKRYSNIKTVVDAKNVLTMIRQRQKALKTLEILTFKKYWSIAHKADKPENTAVIRSGLENWFRHFRHNTFASDSSQESQNNTQEEEKEETHPAIPNPLFVPLLESTI